In Papaver somniferum cultivar HN1 chromosome 1, ASM357369v1, whole genome shotgun sequence, a genomic segment contains:
- the LOC113272430 gene encoding uncharacterized protein LOC113272430 encodes MERLERDHAMEFLQGLHDRFSNLRSQILTMEPFPIALRIFNLVQQEEKQQHITVNPMPTVDSAALNTNRHFPSSSRPPASQNKRQRPHCDFCNKHGHVRDKCYKLHGFPTPTNNLPVAAATAMPPDSTAIQPAIPSLSADQYARLLVLITPLAESAQMKHRANFAGTILIASFLDPWFVDSGATHHICNSLQFFTSYKPVNSLIQMQLPDGSFSVVKHIGEVDFSPTLKLSNGRVTQKVIDQANFISGLYHLQIHQQQQVSHKSDNGTEFLSRDIQNWFADRGIHHQRIFVSIPQQKGVVERKHRHLLNMARALRFQANFPITYWGECILTAAYLINKMPTPILSHKTPHEILLGKSPNYRHLRVFGCLCFARNTNISSKFDPRAIPGVFLGYPYNHKGYIILNLETQTTFVSRDLVFHKHRFSFKDAKLQNTDFLQSSLQKEAYIDDSPASMHVTVTQDSIKYSSTPIQIPYDHQQEASVSIRKTIADTPTPAVSSSSGTSPITSSTDVDSPVTTVHSESEPSVRRSTRECRRPSHLQDYICSVQQRTSNSPYPLTNYISFDKFTP; translated from the exons ATGGAACGTTTGGAACGTGATCATGCAATGGAGTTTTTGCAAGGCCTTCACGACAGATTCTCCAACCTCCGCAGCCAGATATTGACTATGGAACCATTCCCCATTGCTTTGAGGATTTTCAATCTCGTCCAGCAGGAAGAAAAACAGCAGCACATCACTGTTAATCCGATGCCTACTGTCGACTCGGCTGCACTTAACACCAACCGACACTTTCCTTCTTCATCTCGTCCTCCCGCTAGTCAGAACAAGCGCCAAAGACCTCATTGCGATTTTTGCAACAAGCATGGTCATGTCCGAGACAAGTGCTATAAGCTGCATGGATTTCCTACTCCAACCAACAACCTGCCAGTCGCTGCTGCTACAGCCATGCCACCTGATTCGACTGCCATTCAACCAGCCATTCCATCTTTGTCTGCTGATCAGTATGCTCGTCTCCTAGTACTTATCACTCCTCTAGCTGAATCTGCACAGATGAAGCATCGTGCAAATTTCGCAGGTACAATTTTAATTGCATCCTTTCTTGATCCATGGTTCGTAGATAGTGGTGCTACACACCATATTTGCAATTCCTTACAGTTTTTCACTTCTTATAAGCCTGTCAATTCATTAATTCAAATGCAATTACCGGATGGATCATTCTCCGTGGTTAAGCACATTGGTGAAGTGGATTTCTCACCTACGCTTAAGCTTTCAAAT GGCCGAGTCACGCAGAAAGTGATTGATCAGGCTAATTTCATCTCTGGATTGTATCACcttcaaatccatcaacaacagcAAGTTTCGCATAAG TCTGACAATGGGACTGAATTTCTGTCCCGTGATATACAGAATTGGTTTGCTGATAGGGGTATTCATCACcaacgcatttttgtgtctattcCTCAACAAAAAGGAGTAGTTGAACGAAAACATCGTCACTTGCTTAATATGGCTAGAGCTTTACGGTTTCAGGCAAATTTTCCCATTACTTACTGGGGAGAATGCATTTTAACGGCAGcttatttgattaataaaatgcCTACTCCAATTCTTTCTCACAAAACTCCTCATGAAATTCTATTAGGTAAGTCACCAAATTATCGACATCTGCgagtatttggttgtttgtgttttGCTAGGAATACAAACATTTCATCTAAATTTGATCCCAGGGCAATTCCTGGTGTGTTTCTAGGTTATCCCTATAATCACAAAGGGTACATCATTCTCAACCTTGAAACTCAGACCACTTTTGTTTCTCGTGACTTGGTCTTCCATAAGCATCGTTTCTCATTCAAGGATGCCAAACTTCAAAATACGGATTTTCTGCAATCTTCTTTGCAGAAGGAAGCTTATATTGATGACTCTCCAGCTTCCATGCATGTTACAGTTACACAAGATTCTATAAAATATTCTTCTACGCCTATTCAAATTCCTTACGATCATCAACAGGAAGCTTCTGTATCAATTCGGAAAACTATTGCTGATACGCCAACACCAGCAGTTTCTTCCAGCTCAGGTACGTCTCCCATAACATCTTCTACTGATGTGGACAGTCCTGTCACCACTGTTCACTCGGAATCAGAACCATCAGTCCGTCGTTCAACTAGAGAATGTCGTCGCCCATCCCATTTGCAGGATTACATTTGCTCGGTTCAGCAACGTACATCCAATTCGCCTTATCCTCTTACTAATTACATCTCTTTTGATAAATTTACTCCGTGA